The Sulfitobacter faviae genome includes a region encoding these proteins:
- a CDS encoding DUF6915 family protein, translated as MAHPLHHAESSARKFGGVPSDYQAVHDWFDASKEHLALFTHRALRHHAQGLFEAERVFGLTLTNSAGREIPVRWIGEQHVREDCQGRIPSMADWLRRIQPEPWMANGHIDRHVGNEPCGDPRVAWATEVADGRTVLGLKDWMAARATPTTQSA; from the coding sequence ATGGCGCATCCGCTTCATCATGCCGAAAGCTCGGCCCGAAAATTCGGCGGGGTGCCGTCTGACTATCAGGCTGTGCACGACTGGTTCGATGCCTCGAAAGAGCACCTTGCGCTCTTCACGCACAGAGCCTTGCGCCACCATGCCCAAGGCCTGTTCGAGGCTGAACGTGTCTTCGGTCTGACCCTGACCAATAGCGCGGGTCGAGAGATCCCCGTGCGTTGGATCGGCGAGCAGCATGTTCGAGAAGACTGTCAGGGCCGTATCCCGAGTATGGCGGACTGGCTGCGCCGGATCCAGCCCGAGCCATGGATGGCCAATGGTCATATCGACCGGCATGTCGGCAATGAGCCCTGCGGCGACCCAAGGGTTGCCTGGGCCACCGAGGTCGCCGACGGCAGAACGGTTCTTGGCCTGAAGGATTGGATGGCGGCGCGCGCAACGCCAACCACGCAAAGCGCCTGA
- a CDS encoding DUF6878 family protein, with translation MTNPQIDYAAMAAQWRAERETTLKASRAELIAQLRALGISEVTAEYEGYGDSGNVEDVNVQPAEVKLPEALVTAVGDFAWSLAYHHHPGFENNEGGYGTLTWDITADSITLDHADRYVECSHSYDEGL, from the coding sequence ATGACCAATCCCCAGATCGACTATGCCGCAATGGCGGCTCAGTGGCGCGCCGAGCGCGAAACCACCCTGAAGGCATCCCGAGCGGAGCTGATCGCACAACTACGTGCGCTTGGCATCAGCGAGGTCACCGCCGAATACGAAGGCTATGGCGACTCTGGCAATGTCGAGGACGTGAATGTGCAGCCTGCGGAGGTCAAACTGCCGGAAGCGCTTGTCACCGCCGTGGGCGATTTCGCCTGGTCGCTCGCCTATCACCATCACCCGGGGTTTGAGAACAACGAGGGCGGCTACGGCACGCTGACCTGGGACATCACCGCCGACAGCATCACGCTCGATCATGCGGATCGCTATGTCGAATGTTCTCACAGCTATGACGAGGGGCTTTGA
- a CDS encoding type II toxin-antitoxin system death-on-curing family toxin encodes MSDWVWIPLAASYVVHDRQIARHGGAPGTRDPALLEMGCTRAMNRASYEDVDVFAIAAAYAYGLAKAHAFVDGNKRTAFVAAFAFLRLNGVNLRPDPGKGVRMMEDLAADQVSEAAFSAWLRDLAAKTDDV; translated from the coding sequence ATGAGCGATTGGGTCTGGATTCCGCTGGCCGCTTCGTACGTCGTCCATGATCGCCAGATCGCGCGCCACGGCGGTGCGCCAGGCACCCGCGATCCGGCCCTTTTGGAAATGGGATGCACACGGGCAATGAACCGCGCGTCCTATGAGGACGTGGATGTGTTCGCGATTGCGGCAGCTTATGCCTATGGTCTTGCCAAAGCGCATGCCTTTGTCGATGGCAACAAGCGAACAGCATTCGTGGCCGCTTTTGCGTTCTTGCGGCTCAATGGCGTAAATCTGCGGCCCGATCCCGGGAAGGGTGTCCGGATGATGGAGGACCTTGCCGCCGATCAGGTGAGTGAAGCCGCGTTTTCTGCTTGGCTCCGTGACCTTGCCGCAAAGACCGATGACGTCTGA
- a CDS encoding transcriptional regulator/antitoxin MazE translates to MIEAKIRKVGNSAVMTLSTEMLALLDAKEGDTLYAVRTDDGGLKLMTENPELQAALAAAEIVMDENRDLLQALA, encoded by the coding sequence ATGATCGAAGCCAAAATCCGCAAGGTCGGCAATTCCGCCGTCATGACACTCAGCACAGAGATGCTCGCGCTCCTGGATGCCAAGGAGGGGGATACCCTCTATGCCGTGCGCACGGATGATGGCGGGCTGAAGCTGATGACGGAAAACCCGGAACTTCAGGCCGCGCTTGCCGCCGCCGAGATCGTCATGGATGAGAACCGCGATCTGCTCCAAGCACTTGCATGA
- a CDS encoding StaA produces the protein MTAETKSHDAWFRSRVQEALKDPRPPISHAHALHQLQTLIDEKRQEQT, from the coding sequence GTGACCGCTGAAACGAAATCCCACGATGCCTGGTTTCGATCCAGGGTGCAGGAAGCGCTCAAAGATCCGCGCCCGCCGATATCGCACGCCCACGCGTTGCATCAGTTGCAGACGTTGATTGACGAAAAGCGCCAGGAGCAAACTTGA
- a CDS encoding zincin-like metallopeptidase domain-containing protein: MGNCMLCAQIGVEPEFDQSAAYVEGWLEAMKEIEISRLLSFGKLCCNVRSSRQ, from the coding sequence ATCGGAAACTGCATGCTTTGCGCGCAAATCGGGGTGGAACCTGAATTCGACCAGAGCGCCGCCTATGTCGAGGGGTGGCTTGAGGCGATGAAAGAGATAGAGATTTCAAGGCTCTTATCGTTCGGGAAACTTTGCTGTAACGTTCGATCATCGCGTCAATAG
- a CDS encoding UPF0149 family protein, producing MEGFLTGLCTAPKFIKPSEWIVTIFNVVADDLASDADLQKLLDLIVIAYNHRLSLLRDGAPAEVLFPADPVLFSIWADGYLTAWEAHKPHWPNKSLGKDGKAMRALLEQAADFRTKPDQAPALHKWLIKQCDKQK from the coding sequence ATGGAAGGCTTTTTGACAGGTCTTTGCACCGCGCCCAAGTTCATCAAACCCTCCGAGTGGATCGTCACGATTTTCAATGTAGTGGCAGACGATCTCGCCTCCGATGCGGACTTGCAAAAACTCCTCGACCTGATCGTAATAGCCTACAATCACCGTCTGTCCTTGCTGCGAGACGGTGCTCCGGCAGAGGTGCTGTTCCCGGCGGACCCGGTCCTGTTTTCCATCTGGGCTGACGGCTATCTGACAGCATGGGAAGCGCACAAACCCCACTGGCCTAACAAATCCCTCGGCAAAGACGGCAAAGCCATGCGCGCGCTCCTCGAACAGGCGGCGGATTTCAGAACCAAACCCGACCAAGCCCCCGCCTTGCACAAATGGCTGATCAAGCAATGTGACAAGCAGAAATGA
- a CDS encoding type II toxin-antitoxin system YhaV family toxin has translation MSGDSMPAQAPLVVNGWSIYAHPLFLDQLEGLTLEVEARKARDPKTWRKKNSTKRLAAIFKLVTEAIPADPGAAAFRQGGTLGDHRKHWFRAKFFQQYRLFYRFNSDAKVIVVAWVNDDKTLRAYGSKTDAYATFKGMLEDGNPPDNFDALLKEAAAADKRFEKSVKVAPGR, from the coding sequence ATGAGCGGCGATAGCATGCCCGCCCAAGCGCCACTTGTCGTAAACGGATGGTCGATTTATGCGCATCCGCTCTTTCTGGACCAGCTCGAAGGGCTGACCCTGGAGGTCGAGGCGCGTAAGGCTCGCGATCCCAAGACCTGGCGCAAGAAAAATTCCACGAAACGGCTGGCCGCCATCTTCAAGCTGGTCACCGAGGCCATACCGGCAGATCCGGGTGCCGCCGCCTTCCGCCAAGGCGGCACACTCGGCGATCACCGCAAACACTGGTTCCGGGCGAAATTCTTCCAGCAGTATCGGCTGTTCTATCGGTTCAACAGCGATGCAAAGGTCATCGTGGTGGCCTGGGTGAACGACGACAAGACCCTGCGCGCCTATGGCAGCAAGACGGATGCCTATGCGACGTTCAAAGGAATGCTGGAAGATGGCAACCCACCTGACAATTTCGACGCGCTCTTGAAAGAAGCGGCGGCGGCGGACAAGCGGTTCGAGAAGTCCGTTAAGGTGGCGCCTGGCCGTTGA
- a CDS encoding type II toxin-antitoxin system PrlF family antitoxin — MTALAQDVSKLTDRYQTTVPAGVRKQLKLGKGDQIRYCTEPSGRVYIEPVRSDEEDPVLGAFLDFVEADIKAHPDRIRAFDGALHDRLAALVGDVDVDLDAPLSLEDE, encoded by the coding sequence ATGACAGCCCTCGCACAAGATGTCTCGAAACTCACGGATCGGTATCAGACGACCGTGCCGGCGGGTGTGCGCAAACAGCTCAAGCTGGGCAAGGGCGACCAGATTCGTTACTGCACCGAGCCGAGTGGCAGGGTCTATATCGAGCCCGTGCGCAGCGACGAGGAAGATCCCGTGCTCGGAGCCTTTCTCGATTTTGTCGAGGCCGATATCAAGGCGCATCCGGACCGCATTCGGGCGTTCGATGGGGCTTTGCATGACCGTCTTGCAGCACTGGTCGGAGACGTTGACGTCGATCTCGATGCGCCGCTATCGCTCGAGGATGAATGA